The following proteins come from a genomic window of Iamia sp. SCSIO 61187:
- a CDS encoding ferritin-like domain-containing protein: MAMTDTPSTADDDRARTADLEAILSVSNTDVDEAIHSVADNADAIFTWDYEKGARPALDKLYEKAKHSQWNGQTDLDWSIEVDQEEFAAALSEMRRMQIAEAGIDLKGTPFEVWDDKEWTQLSMETQNWSLSQFMHGEQGALLCTAKIVETVPWIDAKYYAATQVMDEARHVEVFAQYLDLKLNGHYPINAHLKALLDDIINDSRWDMTYLGMQVMVEGLALAAFGMAYQTTPDPLLKQLLRYVMSDEARHVAFGVLSLKEFYEGLTDAEMLERQEFAFEAAIRMRNRFLQQEVWDRMGVDVKKALKLFDVPDEVKNQDPFQQLLFSKIVPNCKKLGLLDANDGWLRKRFDTLGVTQFEDWVDTGEEYELLDAVTQDREAAAETA; this comes from the coding sequence ATGGCCATGACCGACACCCCGTCCACCGCGGACGACGACCGCGCCCGCACGGCCGACCTCGAGGCGATCCTCTCGGTCTCCAACACCGACGTCGACGAGGCGATCCACTCCGTCGCCGACAACGCCGACGCCATCTTCACGTGGGACTACGAGAAGGGCGCCCGTCCGGCGCTCGACAAGCTCTACGAGAAGGCCAAGCACTCGCAGTGGAACGGCCAGACCGACCTCGACTGGTCGATCGAGGTCGACCAGGAGGAGTTCGCCGCCGCCCTGTCGGAGATGCGCCGCATGCAGATCGCCGAGGCCGGCATCGACCTCAAGGGCACCCCGTTCGAGGTGTGGGACGACAAGGAGTGGACCCAGCTGTCGATGGAGACCCAGAACTGGTCGCTGTCGCAGTTCATGCACGGCGAGCAGGGCGCCCTGCTGTGCACGGCCAAGATCGTCGAGACGGTGCCGTGGATCGACGCCAAGTACTACGCCGCCACCCAGGTGATGGACGAGGCCCGCCACGTCGAGGTGTTCGCCCAGTACCTCGACCTGAAGCTGAACGGCCACTACCCGATCAACGCCCACCTGAAGGCGCTGCTCGACGACATCATCAACGACAGCCGGTGGGACATGACCTACCTGGGCATGCAGGTGATGGTCGAGGGCCTGGCCCTCGCCGCCTTCGGCATGGCCTACCAGACCACGCCGGACCCGCTGCTCAAGCAGCTCCTGCGGTACGTGATGAGCGACGAGGCCCGCCACGTGGCCTTCGGCGTGCTCAGCCTCAAGGAGTTCTACGAGGGCCTGACCGACGCCGAGATGCTCGAGCGCCAGGAGTTCGCCTTCGAGGCCGCCATCCGCATGCGCAACCGCTTCCTCCAGCAGGAGGTGTGGGACCGCATGGGCGTCGACGTCAAGAAGGCCCTGAAGCTGTTCGACGTGCCCGACGAGGTCAAGAACCAGGACCCGTTCCAGCAGCTCCTGTTCTCCAAGATCGTCCCCAACTGCAAGAAGCTGGGGCTGCTCGACGCCAACGACGGCTGGCTCCGCAAGCGCTTCGACACCCTCGGCGTCACCCAGTTCGAGGACTGGGTCGACACCGGCGAGGAGTACGAGCTGCTCGACGCGGTGACCCAGGACCGCGAGGCCGCCGCCGAGACCGCCTGA
- a CDS encoding TetR/AcrR family transcriptional regulator: protein MAMPAEPLEAAPPPPADGDAPADALGDRLLEAAAEVFAERGYDRAGVAQIARRAGVTTGAIYSRYAGKAELLVAALEAHTTDELDSLFADHRFEGRAQDVLAIAGSHLVERSASPETEKGTALLNEAFIAARRDPAVAALLHREALDRQTKLRALIEAAKETGGISTRLDTEALVTFCHALGFGFLLLDVADVPMPAAQPWEQLIAHLLAALADPPTPTS, encoded by the coding sequence ATGGCCATGCCCGCCGAGCCGCTCGAGGCCGCCCCCCCACCCCCGGCCGACGGGGACGCCCCCGCCGACGCACTGGGCGACCGGTTGCTCGAGGCGGCCGCCGAGGTCTTCGCCGAGCGCGGCTACGACCGGGCGGGGGTGGCCCAGATCGCCCGGCGCGCCGGGGTCACCACCGGTGCCATCTACAGCCGCTACGCCGGCAAGGCCGAGCTGCTCGTCGCCGCCCTCGAGGCCCACACCACCGACGAGCTGGACTCGCTCTTCGCCGACCACCGCTTCGAGGGCCGGGCCCAGGACGTCCTGGCCATCGCCGGCAGCCACCTGGTCGAGCGCTCGGCGTCGCCCGAGACCGAGAAGGGCACCGCCCTCCTCAACGAGGCCTTCATCGCCGCCCGCCGCGACCCCGCCGTCGCCGCCCTCCTGCACCGCGAGGCGCTCGACCGGCAGACCAAGCTGCGGGCCCTCATCGAGGCGGCCAAGGAGACCGGCGGCATCTCCACCCGGCTCGACACCGAGGCGCTGGTGACGTTCTGCCACGCCCTCGGCTTCGGCTTCCTGCTGCTCGACGTGGCCGACGTCCCCATGCCCGCGGCGCAGCCGTGGGAGCAGCTGATCGCTCACCTCCTGGCCGCCCTGGCCGACCCTCCCACCCCGACCTCCTAG
- a CDS encoding BMP family protein, with protein MRPRRWFRLIALIAAIGLFFAACSTEDDEPESTGDGGTEEGSDTEGEESDGPATCQGEAGQEPSQEPVGGGEGDGAGMKVGMVLDIGGVDDDSFNEAANTGLQAAAEDFGVEVTYLEPNEDGSNRGDLLRQLAEDGNDLVIGVGFLFAESMGGTEDDPGGISAEFPDTSFAIIDDASFEADNVTSLVFAEEQGSFLVGAAAALASGTGQIGFIGGVETPLIQKFQAGFEAGVAEVDEAAEVESTYISQPPNFDGFADAASARTIADGMYDNEVDVVYHAAGGSGEGLFQAAAEADRLAIGVDSDQYQQVEEDVQPCILTSMLKRVDVAVYTAIESLVNDELEAGALTFDLANEGIDYATDGGQMAEFEDQIEDLKQQIVDGEIEVPTEPS; from the coding sequence GTGCGCCCACGTCGATGGTTCAGGCTCATCGCCCTGATCGCCGCCATCGGGTTGTTCTTCGCAGCCTGCAGCACCGAGGACGACGAGCCGGAGTCGACCGGAGACGGCGGCACCGAGGAGGGGTCCGACACCGAGGGCGAGGAGTCCGACGGACCCGCCACCTGCCAGGGTGAGGCCGGCCAGGAGCCGAGCCAGGAGCCCGTCGGCGGGGGCGAGGGCGACGGTGCCGGCATGAAGGTCGGCATGGTCCTCGACATCGGTGGCGTCGACGACGACTCGTTCAACGAGGCCGCCAACACCGGCCTCCAGGCGGCCGCCGAGGACTTCGGCGTCGAGGTCACCTACCTCGAGCCCAACGAGGACGGCTCCAACCGTGGCGACCTGCTCCGCCAGCTGGCCGAGGACGGCAACGACCTCGTCATCGGCGTGGGCTTCCTCTTCGCCGAGTCCATGGGTGGCACCGAGGACGACCCGGGCGGCATCTCCGCCGAGTTCCCCGATACCAGCTTCGCGATCATCGACGACGCCTCGTTCGAGGCCGACAACGTGACCTCGCTGGTGTTCGCCGAGGAGCAGGGCTCGTTCCTGGTCGGGGCGGCGGCGGCCCTCGCCAGCGGCACCGGCCAGATCGGCTTCATCGGCGGCGTCGAGACCCCGCTGATCCAGAAGTTCCAGGCCGGCTTCGAGGCCGGCGTGGCCGAGGTCGACGAGGCCGCCGAGGTGGAGTCCACCTACATCTCCCAGCCGCCGAACTTCGACGGCTTCGCCGACGCCGCGTCGGCCCGCACCATCGCCGACGGCATGTACGACAACGAGGTCGACGTGGTGTACCACGCCGCCGGCGGCTCGGGTGAGGGCCTCTTCCAGGCCGCCGCCGAGGCCGACCGCCTGGCCATCGGGGTCGACTCCGACCAGTACCAGCAGGTCGAGGAGGACGTGCAGCCGTGCATCCTCACCTCGATGCTGAAGCGGGTCGACGTCGCCGTCTACACCGCCATCGAGAGCCTGGTGAACGACGAGCTCGAGGCCGGGGCGCTGACCTTCGACCTGGCCAACGAGGGCATCGACTACGCCACCGACGGCGGCCAGATGGCCGAGTTCGAGGACCAGATCGAGGACCTCAAGCAGCAGATCGTCGACGGCGAGATCGAGGTCCCGACCGAGCCGAGCTGA
- a CDS encoding ABC transporter ATP-binding protein: MAADTLAEKGPPAGPRPGAHPAVELTGITKRFPGVIANRDVNLRVDAGTIHAVVGENGAGKSTLMKILYGMQRPDEGTIAVDGSLVSFRRPTHAIKAGIGMVHQHFMLADNLTVLENIVLGAEPDLPVFLSRNRARRRIEELERQYGLAVDPDALVEDLGVGQRQRVEILKVLYRGARVLILDEPTAVLVPQEVEDLFGSLRELKSEGLTVIFISHKLDEVLSVADAITVIRAGTTVATVEPSSVTARDLANLMVGHELPTPETRDSTVTDTVELSLRGVTVAGAGGRPALDRIDLDIRRGEIVGVAGVEGNGQTELINAVMGLADLAAGSIHVGSDDISSWSTRRRREAGVACVPEDRHRDGLLLDAPLWENAALGQQTQAPFASGGFMDRAGARGRAREIIETYDVMTPGVDVRAGALSGGNQQKFVMGRELTSEPQVLVAAHPTRGVDVGAQAAIWEELRKARARGLAVLLISADLDELIGLSDTLVVLYGGRMVARLDPSSTTLDDLGCYMTGTDPAGGGELDVDAAAAEVQSAHPLETVAPTGATTSGPDLTKGSTPAAAPPAGPDLTKGSPT, encoded by the coding sequence GTGGCCGCAGACACGCTCGCCGAAAAGGGACCGCCAGCCGGGCCCCGCCCCGGGGCCCACCCGGCCGTGGAGCTCACCGGCATCACCAAGCGGTTCCCCGGCGTGATCGCCAACCGCGACGTCAACCTCCGGGTCGACGCCGGCACCATCCACGCCGTCGTCGGCGAGAACGGCGCCGGCAAGTCCACCCTGATGAAGATCCTCTACGGGATGCAGCGCCCCGACGAGGGCACCATCGCCGTCGACGGCTCGCTGGTGTCGTTCCGTCGGCCCACGCACGCCATCAAGGCCGGCATCGGCATGGTCCACCAGCACTTCATGCTGGCCGACAACCTGACCGTCCTCGAGAACATCGTCCTCGGCGCCGAGCCCGACCTGCCCGTCTTCCTCAGCCGGAACCGCGCCCGTCGCCGCATCGAGGAGCTGGAGCGCCAGTACGGCCTGGCGGTCGATCCCGACGCCCTCGTCGAGGACCTCGGCGTCGGGCAGCGCCAGCGGGTCGAGATCTTGAAGGTGCTCTACCGCGGCGCCCGCGTCCTGATCCTCGACGAGCCCACCGCCGTGCTCGTGCCCCAGGAGGTCGAGGACCTCTTCGGCAGCCTCCGCGAGCTCAAGAGCGAGGGCCTCACCGTCATCTTCATCTCCCACAAGCTCGACGAGGTCCTCTCGGTGGCCGACGCCATCACCGTCATCCGGGCCGGCACCACCGTGGCCACCGTCGAACCGAGCTCGGTCACCGCCCGCGACCTGGCCAACCTCATGGTCGGCCACGAGCTCCCCACCCCCGAGACCCGCGACTCGACCGTCACCGACACCGTCGAGCTGTCCCTGCGGGGGGTCACCGTCGCCGGGGCCGGGGGCCGCCCCGCCCTCGACCGCATCGACCTCGACATCCGCCGGGGCGAGATCGTCGGGGTGGCCGGCGTCGAGGGCAACGGCCAGACCGAGCTGATCAACGCCGTGATGGGGCTGGCCGACCTGGCGGCCGGATCCATCCACGTCGGGAGCGACGACATCTCGTCGTGGTCGACGCGCCGCCGGCGCGAGGCCGGCGTGGCGTGCGTCCCCGAGGACCGCCACCGCGACGGTCTCCTGCTCGACGCACCGCTGTGGGAGAACGCCGCCCTCGGCCAGCAGACCCAGGCACCGTTCGCGAGCGGCGGGTTCATGGACCGGGCCGGGGCGCGCGGGCGAGCCCGCGAGATCATCGAGACCTACGACGTGATGACCCCGGGTGTCGACGTGCGCGCCGGCGCCCTGTCCGGCGGCAACCAGCAGAAGTTCGTGATGGGCCGCGAGCTGACCTCCGAGCCCCAGGTCCTGGTGGCGGCCCACCCGACCCGGGGCGTCGACGTCGGAGCCCAGGCCGCCATCTGGGAGGAGCTGCGCAAGGCCCGGGCCCGTGGCCTCGCCGTCCTGCTCATCTCGGCCGACCTCGACGAGCTGATCGGGCTGTCGGACACGCTCGTGGTCCTCTACGGCGGGCGCATGGTCGCCCGCCTCGACCCCTCGTCCACGACGCTCGACGACCTGGGCTGCTACATGACCGGCACCGACCCCGCCGGCGGGGGCGAGCTCGACGTCGATGCCGCGGCCGCCGAGGTCCAGTCGGCCCACCCGCTCGAGACGGTCGCCCCGACCGGAGCCACGACCTCCGGTCCCGACCTCACCAAGGGGAGCACCCCTGCCGCCGCCCCGCCCGCCGGGCCCGACCTCACCAAGGGGAGCCCCACGTGA
- a CDS encoding ABC transporter permease — protein MKGNRLVLTLAAPVMAIVFAMVASTLVLVLSDNSVTDVLEVMWNQVTSMREIVQTLNRAAPYYVSGVAVAIGFKMNLFNIGVEGQYRLAGVVAAAAGAALPLPGPTRLLGVLATAMLVGAAWAGIAGVLRAYRGVSEVISTIMLNAIALGLTPFLLTRYFVEEKEAGTVDYAVRTDVIPKGGRLPMLDFLPTAGSARLNTFIVIAALVGVAYWALIWRSRFGYDLRASGENPNAARASGVNAKQMTVVAMVISGAIAGLVGLSTIVSSPYSYTEESFLSGLGFTGIAIALLGRNNPVGIAFGAFLWSFIDIARTPLSGAQLPREIATIVQGIIVLSVVIAYEVVRRLGQRWEAAAIAREIGDSPEEPPPSAATATAAGAHP, from the coding sequence GTGAAGGGCAACCGTCTCGTCCTCACCCTCGCCGCGCCGGTGATGGCCATCGTGTTCGCGATGGTGGCGTCGACCCTGGTCCTGGTGCTCAGCGACAACTCGGTGACCGACGTGCTCGAGGTGATGTGGAACCAGGTCACCAGCATGCGGGAGATCGTCCAGACCCTGAACCGGGCGGCGCCGTACTACGTGTCCGGCGTCGCCGTGGCCATCGGGTTCAAGATGAACCTGTTCAACATCGGCGTCGAGGGCCAGTACCGCCTGGCCGGGGTCGTGGCCGCGGCGGCCGGTGCCGCCCTCCCCCTCCCGGGCCCGACGCGCCTGCTCGGGGTCCTGGCCACGGCGATGCTCGTCGGCGCCGCCTGGGCCGGCATCGCCGGCGTGCTCCGGGCCTACCGGGGGGTGAGCGAGGTCATCTCGACGATCATGCTCAACGCCATCGCCCTCGGGCTCACCCCGTTCCTCCTCACCCGCTACTTCGTGGAGGAGAAGGAGGCCGGGACCGTCGACTACGCCGTCCGCACCGACGTCATCCCCAAGGGCGGCCGGCTCCCGATGCTCGACTTCCTCCCCACCGCCGGCAGCGCCCGGCTCAACACCTTCATCGTCATCGCCGCCCTCGTGGGCGTGGCGTACTGGGCCCTCATCTGGCGCAGCCGGTTCGGGTACGACCTGCGGGCGTCGGGCGAGAACCCCAACGCGGCCCGGGCCTCGGGGGTCAACGCCAAGCAGATGACCGTCGTGGCCATGGTGATCTCCGGCGCCATCGCCGGCCTGGTCGGCCTGTCCACCATCGTGAGCAGCCCGTACAGCTACACCGAGGAGAGCTTCCTGTCGGGGCTGGGCTTCACCGGCATCGCCATCGCCCTGCTGGGGCGGAACAACCCTGTCGGGATCGCCTTCGGGGCCTTCCTGTGGTCGTTCATCGACATCGCCCGCACCCCCCTGTCGGGCGCCCAGCTCCCCCGGGAGATCGCCACGATCGTGCAGGGCATCATCGTCCTCTCCGTGGTGATCGCCTACGAGGTGGTCCGGCGGCTCGGCCAGCGCTGGGAGGCGGCGGCGATCGCACGCGAGATCGGTGACTCACCCGAGGAACCACCCCCGTCGGCCGCGACGGCCACTGCCGCAGGAGCGCACCCATGA
- a CDS encoding ABC transporter permease has product MTVVDPTTTAAPVLDAEADAPRRRRDPLTRMPAWARFALYATVLVVILAAAEQITDANRLTSANTWSSALQLTIPIALAGLGGLWAERAGIVNIGLEGMMILGTFFGAWGCIEHGPWWGVVLGILGGAVGGLVHAVATVGFGVDHIVSGVAINILGAGVAQFLNLEFFDSTNQSPRLPGVVGDIRVPGLHDLIGARLTGPSLLVWLAVIVVLAVVVSFVLRRGGPVGDDGPLTTFARPIALVVLGVLGVLCVIDVAPYLDEQERFGVSELGRIVQGLTGEVSWIVVMGVVAFPVSAVILWRTKFGLRLRSVGEDPVAAESLGVNVYLMKVVATVISGALAGLGGVSLVYLFANQFRAGQTNGRGYIGLAAMIFGNWRPGGLALGAGLFGFTDTLSLQSGETTRSLLLVVALGSVFMVLRALITGRWKGAVVAILAGLAAYGWFEAIDELPNEIVVFLPHLTTLLVLTFASQRLRPPAADGLPYRRGRSG; this is encoded by the coding sequence ATGACCGTCGTCGACCCGACCACGACCGCGGCGCCCGTCCTCGACGCCGAGGCCGACGCCCCGCGCCGTCGCCGCGACCCGCTGACCCGGATGCCGGCGTGGGCCCGGTTCGCGCTCTACGCGACCGTGCTCGTCGTCATCCTCGCCGCCGCCGAGCAGATCACCGACGCCAACCGGCTCACCTCGGCCAACACGTGGTCCTCCGCCCTCCAGCTGACGATCCCCATCGCCCTCGCCGGCCTGGGCGGGCTCTGGGCCGAGCGGGCCGGCATCGTCAACATCGGCCTCGAGGGCATGATGATCCTCGGCACCTTCTTCGGGGCCTGGGGCTGCATCGAGCACGGGCCCTGGTGGGGCGTCGTGCTGGGCATCCTCGGCGGTGCCGTCGGGGGGCTCGTCCACGCCGTGGCCACCGTCGGCTTCGGCGTCGACCACATCGTCTCCGGCGTGGCCATCAACATCCTCGGCGCCGGCGTCGCCCAGTTCCTCAACCTCGAGTTCTTCGACTCGACCAACCAGTCGCCCCGCCTGCCCGGCGTGGTCGGCGACATCCGGGTCCCCGGGTTGCACGACCTGATCGGCGCCCGCCTCACCGGGCCGTCGCTCCTGGTGTGGCTCGCGGTCATCGTGGTCCTCGCCGTGGTGGTGTCCTTCGTGCTCCGACGCGGCGGGCCCGTGGGCGACGACGGGCCGCTCACCACCTTCGCCCGTCCCATCGCCCTCGTCGTGCTCGGCGTGCTCGGCGTCCTCTGCGTCATCGACGTGGCGCCCTACCTCGACGAGCAGGAGCGCTTCGGCGTCTCGGAGCTCGGGCGCATCGTCCAGGGCCTCACCGGCGAGGTGTCCTGGATCGTGGTGATGGGCGTGGTCGCCTTCCCTGTGAGCGCCGTCATCTTGTGGCGCACCAAGTTCGGCCTCCGCCTCCGCTCGGTCGGCGAGGACCCGGTCGCGGCCGAGTCGCTGGGCGTGAACGTCTACCTCATGAAGGTCGTGGCCACGGTCATCTCCGGCGCCCTGGCCGGGCTCGGCGGCGTGTCGCTGGTGTACCTGTTCGCCAACCAGTTCCGGGCCGGCCAGACCAACGGCCGGGGCTACATCGGCCTGGCCGCCATGATCTTCGGCAACTGGCGTCCGGGGGGCCTGGCCCTGGGCGCCGGCCTGTTCGGCTTCACCGACACCCTGAGCCTCCAGAGCGGCGAGACCACCCGGTCGCTGCTGCTCGTGGTCGCCCTGGGGTCGGTGTTCATGGTCCTGCGGGCCCTCATCACCGGCCGGTGGAAGGGGGCGGTCGTGGCCATCCTCGCCGGGCTCGCCGCCTACGGCTGGTTCGAGGCCATCGACGAGCTCCCCAACGAGATCGTCGTGTTCCTCCCCCACCTCACGACCCTCCTGGTCCTCACCTTCGCCTCGCAGCGGCTGCGGCCCCCGGCCGCCGACGGCCTGCCCTACCGTCGCGGCCGATCCGGGTGA
- a CDS encoding cytidine deaminase: protein MTETPPIDWEALRRRAREVAAHAYAPYSGVRVGAAALVDDGRIVVGCNVENASIGLTTCAENGVASALAATGGGRIVALAVVAGDGDYLAPCGRCRQVLSEFADPDMVIDAGADGTVTLGALLPGAFGPADLAARRDA, encoded by the coding sequence GTGACCGAGACCCCTCCGATCGACTGGGAGGCGCTGCGCCGCCGGGCCCGGGAGGTCGCCGCCCACGCCTACGCCCCCTACTCCGGCGTGCGCGTCGGCGCCGCCGCCCTCGTGGACGACGGCCGCATCGTGGTCGGCTGCAACGTCGAGAACGCCAGCATCGGGCTGACGACCTGCGCCGAGAACGGCGTGGCCTCGGCCCTGGCGGCCACGGGCGGCGGCCGCATCGTGGCCCTCGCCGTGGTGGCCGGCGACGGCGACTACCTCGCCCCCTGCGGTCGCTGCCGACAAGTCCTGTCCGAGTTCGCCGACCCCGACATGGTCATCGACGCCGGCGCCGACGGCACCGTCACGCTCGGCGCGCTGCTGCCCGGCGCCTTCGGTCCGGCCGACCTGGCCGCCCGGCGCGACGCCTGA
- a CDS encoding phytanoyl-CoA dioxygenase family protein — translation MDASPPAAHPRTVAATGPALTDDDRAAWERDGFLVIHDAVSEAACRELMARAEEIVAEAAEDPVSVFSTHEQTRTSDEWFLSSGSAVRCFFEEEAFDADGELAVPLERAINKIGHAQHDLDDTYDRFARAEVFARTVEALGPEQPLLLQSMHIFKQPRIGGEVTCHQDATFLPTDPHSVMGLWVALEDATIGNGCLWAEPGGHRGPLRRVFSRAGATDADGTRFTDLDPTPLPPPGPDGPLVPLEVPAGTLVVLHGLLPHWSGPNRSDRSRQAYSLHLIDATAHYPEDAWLQRPPELPLRGFT, via the coding sequence GTGGACGCCTCGCCCCCCGCCGCCCATCCCCGCACCGTCGCCGCCACCGGCCCGGCCCTCACCGACGACGACCGCGCCGCCTGGGAGCGCGACGGCTTCCTCGTGATCCACGACGCCGTGTCCGAGGCGGCCTGCCGCGAGCTCATGGCCCGGGCCGAGGAGATCGTCGCCGAGGCCGCCGAGGACCCGGTGTCGGTGTTCTCGACCCACGAGCAGACCCGGACCTCCGACGAGTGGTTCCTGTCGTCGGGGTCGGCGGTGCGGTGCTTCTTCGAGGAGGAGGCCTTCGACGCCGACGGCGAGCTGGCCGTCCCCCTGGAGCGGGCCATCAACAAGATCGGCCACGCCCAGCACGACCTCGACGACACCTACGACCGCTTCGCCCGGGCCGAGGTCTTCGCCCGCACCGTCGAGGCCCTGGGGCCGGAGCAGCCGCTGCTGCTCCAGTCGATGCACATCTTCAAGCAGCCCCGCATCGGCGGCGAGGTCACCTGCCACCAGGACGCCACCTTCCTGCCCACCGACCCGCACTCGGTCATGGGCCTGTGGGTGGCCCTGGAGGACGCGACCATCGGCAACGGCTGCCTGTGGGCCGAGCCCGGGGGTCACCGGGGTCCGCTGCGCCGGGTGTTCAGCCGGGCCGGGGCGACCGACGCCGACGGCACCCGCTTCACCGACCTCGACCCGACGCCGCTCCCCCCGCCCGGCCCCGACGGGCCGCTGGTCCCGCTGGAGGTGCCGGCCGGGACGCTCGTCGTGCTCCACGGCCTGCTCCCGCACTGGTCCGGCCCCAACCGCTCCGACCGGTCCCGCCAGGCCTACTCCCTCCACCTCATCGACGCCACCGCCCACTACCCCGAGGACGCCTGGCTCCAGCGCCCGCCGGAGCTCCCCCTCCGAGGGTTCACCTGA
- a CDS encoding SMP-30/gluconolactonase/LRE family protein, which translates to MSDRTLTTLSDGGCFFEGPRWHDGRWWVSDFYRHAIFTVTTDGVEEQVAEVPSQPSGLGWLPDGTLIAVAMKDHQILRVAADGTTSVHADLTDIGVQGPLNDMVVSATGHAYVGSFGFDLMSGQDPQPSPIYHVTPDGSVSVGAEGLHFPNGSVITDDGTTLIVGETMGCRYSAFTIAGDGSLSDRRVHAQIAPTPPMGSFAETLGAVTVGPDGCGLDAEGHIWAADAIGARVVRVAPGGEIVDEIPAPEGQGAFACMLGGDDGRTLLVCLAPDFFEHARSAAREAVLATTTVDVPRAGLP; encoded by the coding sequence ATGAGCGACCGGACCCTCACGACCCTCTCCGACGGCGGCTGCTTCTTCGAGGGGCCCCGCTGGCACGACGGACGCTGGTGGGTGTCCGACTTCTACCGCCACGCCATCTTCACCGTGACCACCGACGGCGTCGAGGAGCAGGTGGCCGAGGTGCCGAGCCAGCCGTCGGGCCTGGGCTGGCTCCCCGACGGGACCCTCATCGCCGTGGCCATGAAGGACCACCAGATCCTGCGCGTCGCCGCCGACGGCACCACGTCGGTCCACGCCGACCTCACCGACATCGGCGTCCAGGGGCCGCTCAACGACATGGTCGTGTCGGCCACCGGGCACGCCTACGTCGGCAGCTTCGGGTTCGACCTCATGAGCGGCCAGGACCCGCAGCCGTCGCCGATCTACCACGTGACCCCGGACGGGTCCGTCTCGGTCGGGGCCGAGGGCCTCCACTTCCCCAACGGGTCGGTGATCACCGACGACGGCACGACGCTGATCGTCGGCGAGACCATGGGCTGCCGCTACAGCGCCTTCACCATCGCCGGCGACGGCTCCCTCTCCGATCGGCGGGTCCACGCCCAGATCGCCCCCACCCCACCGATGGGCTCCTTCGCCGAGACGCTCGGTGCGGTCACGGTCGGCCCCGACGGCTGCGGCCTCGACGCCGAGGGCCACATCTGGGCCGCCGACGCCATCGGGGCCCGCGTGGTGCGGGTCGCCCCCGGCGGCGAGATCGTCGACGAGATCCCCGCCCCCGAGGGCCAGGGCGCCTTCGCCTGCATGCTCGGCGGCGACGACGGGCGCACCCTTCTCGTCTGCCTGGCCCCCGACTTCTTCGAGCACGCCCGCAGCGCCGCTCGCGAGGCCGTCCTCGCCACCACCACCGTCGACGTCCCGAGAGCTGGCCTCCCCTGA
- a CDS encoding zinc ribbon domain-containing protein, with translation MTDPMQQLLVVQGHDLRDTQLRTRRQGLPERAEADEVAAAQAALAERRAAVDAERHRLEREQAKLDDEVASLRDKSAHADKALYGGAVTGARELQSLQEEIASLARRISDLEDAELELMVERDPLDAQAAALAAEAAELDRRAEELAQRITVAEAEIDAELESEAAARTEAAAAVPDDLLADYEALRSQRAGIGVARLEHGTCQGCHMKLSAVELDRIKALPPDARITCEDCGRLLVR, from the coding sequence ATGACCGACCCCATGCAGCAGCTGCTTGTCGTCCAGGGCCACGATCTGCGCGACACCCAGCTCCGCACCCGTCGCCAGGGCCTCCCCGAGCGGGCCGAAGCCGACGAGGTGGCCGCCGCCCAGGCGGCGCTGGCCGAGAGGCGGGCCGCGGTCGACGCCGAGCGCCACCGCCTCGAGCGGGAGCAGGCCAAGCTCGACGACGAGGTGGCCAGCCTGCGGGACAAGTCGGCCCACGCCGACAAGGCGCTCTACGGCGGGGCCGTCACCGGCGCCCGCGAGCTCCAGTCGCTCCAGGAGGAGATCGCCTCGCTGGCCCGCCGGATCAGCGACCTGGAGGACGCCGAGCTGGAGCTGATGGTCGAGCGCGACCCGCTCGACGCCCAGGCCGCCGCCCTCGCCGCCGAGGCGGCCGAGCTGGACCGGCGCGCCGAGGAGCTGGCCCAGAGGATCACCGTGGCCGAGGCCGAGATCGACGCCGAGCTGGAGTCCGAGGCCGCGGCCCGGACCGAGGCGGCCGCCGCCGTCCCCGACGACCTGCTGGCGGACTACGAGGCCCTCCGCTCCCAGCGGGCCGGGATCGGCGTGGCCCGGCTCGAGCACGGCACCTGCCAGGGCTGCCACATGAAGCTGTCGGCCGTCGAGCTGGATCGCATCAAGGCCCTGCCGCCCGACGCCCGCATCACCTGCGAGGACTGCGGCCGCCTGCTCGTCCGCTGA